TAAGTGAAGACCTGGATTGCCTTTTGGAACATTTTGATGAAGGATATGCGCAATTATTACCTGAAGCCGCCCAATATTAGTTGGGGCATAATCTTCCCTGTGTCCTGGACGCTGATGTTTCTCATCCGCTCCCAGAGCGCTTTAGATGTGGAAGCATTGCTGCCGGGGGTGATGTCTTTATCCATCCTCTTTGGCACAACTTCGATGTTGGCCGTGACAATAACCTTTGAGCGCAAAAGCCGCTCGTTTGAACGTCTGCTTCTGGCACCCATTAGCCTGGGTGCATTGATGCTGGCGAAAACC
This genomic window from Bacillota bacterium contains:
- a CDS encoding ABC transporter permease — encoded protein: MKDMRNYYLKPPNISWGIIFPVSWTLMFLIRSQSALDVEALLPGVMSLSILFGTTSMLAVTITFERKSRSFERLLLAPISLGALMLAKTTGAIIFGILNAFVPVIFASFLADLSGVSWMPLLGSVLFIAITSTFLGLLIAVAVSEVFEAQTFSNFFRFPMIFLCGLFLPIL